A genomic window from Pseudonocardia broussonetiae includes:
- a CDS encoding patatin-like phospholipase family protein, protein MGVAETGPTTRAGGPTRAVAQLNRKGLTAVVLGGGGVLGAVQVGMLRALVEADIRPDLVLGTSVGALNGAVLAALPPGEVADRLDAMWDSPDARGLFAAGTVARLREFARSGVAAHTSAPLRRAVTAVLGDRLIEDMPVPFACCAAGVEDAAEHWFDRGPAVDAVLASAAVPGLLPPVVVDGRHYLDGGLVNSIPLGAAVERGATRVFVLQVGRIDQPLRPPRRPWEVAMVAFEIARRHRYARDLAAVPADVEVHVLPTGGSPPRWDSRAALRYGDVSASRARTDAAYRASAEYLSDVTGGVR, encoded by the coding sequence GTGGGCGTCGCGGAGACCGGGCCCACCACCCGTGCGGGCGGTCCGACGAGAGCGGTGGCGCAGCTGAACCGGAAGGGCCTCACGGCGGTCGTGCTGGGCGGCGGTGGCGTGCTCGGCGCGGTCCAGGTGGGGATGCTGCGGGCGCTGGTCGAGGCCGACATCCGCCCGGACCTGGTCCTGGGCACGTCGGTCGGGGCGCTCAACGGTGCGGTGCTGGCCGCACTGCCGCCCGGCGAGGTCGCCGACCGGCTCGACGCGATGTGGGACTCCCCCGACGCGCGGGGGCTGTTCGCCGCCGGGACCGTCGCGCGGCTGCGCGAGTTCGCCCGCAGCGGGGTGGCGGCCCACACCTCGGCCCCGCTGCGGCGGGCGGTCACCGCGGTGCTGGGTGACCGGCTCATCGAGGACATGCCGGTGCCGTTCGCCTGCTGCGCGGCCGGCGTCGAGGACGCGGCGGAGCACTGGTTCGACCGCGGCCCGGCCGTGGACGCCGTGCTGGCCTCGGCCGCGGTGCCGGGCCTCCTGCCGCCCGTCGTCGTCGACGGCCGGCACTACCTCGACGGCGGGCTGGTCAACAGCATCCCGCTGGGCGCGGCGGTCGAGCGCGGCGCCACCCGCGTGTTCGTGCTCCAGGTCGGGCGCATCGACCAGCCGCTGCGCCCGCCCCGACGGCCGTGGGAGGTCGCGATGGTCGCGTTCGAGATCGCCCGCAGGCACCGCTACGCCCGCGACCTGGCGGCGGTGCCCGCCGACGTCGAGGTGCACGTGCTGCCGACCGGGGGCTCACCACCGCGCTGGGACAGCCGTGCCGCGCTGCGCTACGGCGACGTCTCCGCCTCGCGGGCCCGCACCGACGCGGCCTACCGGGCGTCGGCCGAGTACCTGAGCGACGTGACCGGGGGTGTCCGGTGA
- a CDS encoding carboxymuconolactone decarboxylase family protein codes for MARLHPVTPADFDPALRAALGPAFDDPQGLGLLRVLAQRPDVTAAFLAFRSALTATSTLPPRLVELVRLRIAFHNQCRSCMALRTASGAADGVTEDLVCSLEQPQEAPDLTDAEKAALRYADLFATDHLAAGDAVFDLLPAHFGEPDIVELGVQIAVFVGFGRLSATWDIVDDLPERFHDRDATVAPWGAGTVVADHR; via the coding sequence GTGGCCCGTCTGCACCCCGTCACGCCCGCCGACTTCGACCCCGCTCTGCGCGCGGCGCTCGGCCCCGCCTTCGACGACCCGCAGGGTCTCGGCCTGTTGCGCGTCCTCGCACAGCGGCCCGACGTCACCGCGGCGTTCCTGGCCTTCCGCAGCGCCCTCACCGCGACGTCGACGCTCCCGCCCCGGCTGGTCGAGCTGGTGCGGCTGCGCATCGCGTTCCACAACCAGTGCCGCAGCTGCATGGCGCTGCGGACCGCGAGCGGTGCGGCGGACGGCGTCACGGAGGACCTGGTGTGCTCGCTGGAGCAGCCGCAGGAGGCGCCGGACCTGACCGACGCCGAGAAGGCCGCGCTGCGCTACGCCGACCTGTTCGCCACCGACCACCTCGCGGCGGGCGACGCCGTGTTCGACCTCCTGCCCGCGCACTTCGGCGAGCCCGACATCGTCGAGCTCGGCGTGCAGATCGCGGTCTTCGTCGGGTTCGGACGGCTGTCGGCGACCTGGGACATCGTCGACGACCTCCCCGAACGCTTCCACGACCGCGACGCCACGGTGGCGCCGTGGGGTGCCGGCACGGTCGTCGCCGACCACCGCTGA
- the rarD gene encoding EamA family transporter RarD — MTGPAREVSPSGVLASLGASVLFGFTFLLPPRLLPLDPGQVLAYRIVVTLAVLVPLFTALRVWPEVLAILRRCRRAPHLAAVLVVDAALLGLQLWLFGWAPQSGHGLELSLGYLVLPLVMVLTGAVVYRERLSALRVAAVGTASVGVVAAVVLAGGLSWPTLLVALGLPLYFVSRRAFGLDSTGAQFLELTAMLPFSVVVMTVRPSFGTVTAEPQLVGGLLVLGLVSAGGFTLYLTASRVLPFALFGVLSYVEPVLLVLVALTVLGEPWTWTDSFVYLPICAGLCVLAVEVHREGRRRAVAVLTH, encoded by the coding sequence GTGACCGGACCGGCCCGCGAGGTCTCCCCCAGCGGCGTGCTGGCGTCCCTGGGGGCGTCGGTCCTCTTCGGCTTCACCTTCCTGCTCCCGCCCCGGTTGCTGCCGCTCGATCCCGGGCAGGTCCTCGCCTACCGGATCGTCGTGACGCTGGCCGTCCTCGTGCCGCTGTTCACGGCGCTGCGGGTGTGGCCCGAGGTGCTCGCGATCCTGCGGCGCTGCCGGCGGGCCCCGCACCTGGCCGCCGTCCTCGTGGTGGACGCGGCGCTGCTGGGGCTGCAGCTGTGGCTGTTCGGGTGGGCGCCCCAGAGCGGCCACGGCCTCGAGCTGTCCCTCGGGTACCTCGTCCTGCCGCTCGTCATGGTGCTCACGGGCGCCGTCGTGTACCGCGAGAGGCTGTCGGCGCTGCGGGTCGCGGCCGTCGGCACCGCCTCCGTCGGGGTGGTCGCCGCCGTCGTCCTCGCCGGCGGCCTGAGCTGGCCGACCCTGCTCGTGGCGCTGGGCCTGCCGCTGTACTTCGTCAGCAGGCGCGCGTTCGGGCTCGACAGCACCGGGGCGCAGTTCCTGGAGCTCACGGCGATGCTGCCGTTCTCGGTGGTCGTCATGACCGTGCGCCCGTCGTTCGGCACGGTCACCGCCGAACCGCAGCTGGTCGGCGGCCTCCTGGTGCTCGGGCTGGTGAGCGCGGGCGGGTTCACCCTCTACCTCACCGCGAGCCGGGTGCTGCCGTTCGCCCTGTTCGGGGTGCTGAGCTACGTCGAACCGGTGCTCCTGGTGCTGGTGGCGCTGACCGTGCTCGGCGAGCCCTGGACCTGGACGGACTCCTTCGTCTACCTACCGATCTGCGCGGGGCTGTGCGTCCTGGCGGTCGAGGTGCACCGCGAGGGCCGGCGCCGGGCGGTCGCGGTCCTCACGCACTGA
- a CDS encoding LysR family transcriptional regulator — MVLADLRRLRMLRELAERRTLTAVASALGYSPSAVSQQLAVLEKEAGVGLLEPAGRGVRLTDAGRVLAGHAAILLRAVEEAETDLASLTDEVRGRVRAVGVQSAARRLLIPALVELAGEHPGVAVEITELEVELALPELRLGAVDLVISDDYDGFPRPRPAGLVHTPLHREAVRLVLPAAHPLAQGEAAVPVAALRDEVWAASGEGTGHHAMVLGTCRAHGGYEPDLRHRSDDADVQLELVRSAGVVTLLPDLALPAVDPRLAVRDVAGVDLARRLFVVTRDAPVSPALRAYLAALLEQGRRSPA; from the coding sequence ATGGTGCTCGCCGATCTGCGCCGCCTGCGGATGCTCCGGGAGCTGGCCGAGCGCCGGACCCTGACGGCGGTGGCCTCGGCGCTGGGCTACAGCCCGTCGGCGGTGTCGCAGCAGCTCGCGGTGCTGGAGAAGGAGGCCGGGGTGGGCCTGCTGGAGCCGGCCGGGCGCGGGGTGCGGCTCACCGATGCGGGCCGGGTGCTCGCCGGGCACGCCGCGATCCTGCTGCGCGCCGTGGAGGAGGCGGAGACCGATCTCGCCTCGCTCACCGACGAGGTGCGGGGCAGGGTCCGGGCGGTGGGTGTGCAGTCCGCGGCGCGTCGGCTGCTCATCCCCGCGCTGGTCGAGCTCGCGGGGGAGCACCCGGGCGTCGCGGTGGAGATCACCGAGCTCGAGGTCGAGCTCGCGCTCCCCGAGCTCCGGCTGGGCGCGGTCGACCTGGTGATCAGCGACGACTACGACGGCTTCCCCCGCCCGCGACCGGCCGGTCTCGTCCACACCCCGCTCCACCGGGAGGCGGTCCGGCTCGTGCTGCCGGCGGCCCACCCCCTCGCGCAGGGTGAGGCGGCGGTCCCGGTCGCCGCACTGCGCGACGAGGTCTGGGCGGCCTCCGGGGAGGGCACCGGGCACCACGCGATGGTGCTGGGGACCTGCCGGGCGCACGGCGGCTACGAGCCCGACCTCCGGCACCGCTCCGACGACGCGGACGTCCAGCTCGAGCTCGTCCGGTCCGCCGGGGTCGTCACGCTCCTGCCCGACCTCGCGCTGCCCGCCGTCGACCCCCGGTTGGCCGTCCGCGACGTCGCGGGGGTCGACCTGGCGCGGCGGCTGTTCGTCGTGACCCGCGACGCGCCCGTCTCGCCGGCCCTGCGGGCGTACCTGGCGGCGCTGCTGGAGCAGGGGCGACGATCGCCCGCCTGA
- a CDS encoding LLM class flavin-dependent oxidoreductase has translation MTDYAQDLVFGSFVTPTARPPLRPVELAVLSERVGLDLVTFQDHPYQPALQDAWTLMSFAAARTERIRISGNVLNLPLRRPAVLARSAATLDRLSGGRIEMGIGAGGFWDAIAGMGGPRLTPGQSIQALEEAITIMRGIWAADERGGLTVEGEFHRVRGAKRGPAPAHDIGVWVGAYKPRILRLVGRVADGWIPSLPYLPDGPASLTEMSRHVDDAAHAAGRDPAAITRFLNIGGEFRRDSGGLLVGPPGQWAEELTDIALVHGVSGFIMMGDEPAALELFAREVAPRVRELVADERAA, from the coding sequence ATGACCGACTACGCACAGGACCTGGTCTTCGGCAGCTTCGTCACCCCGACGGCCCGGCCCCCGCTGCGGCCGGTCGAGCTCGCCGTCCTGTCGGAGCGGGTCGGCCTGGACCTCGTGACGTTCCAGGACCACCCGTACCAGCCGGCGTTGCAGGACGCCTGGACCCTGATGTCCTTCGCCGCCGCCCGCACCGAGCGCATCCGCATCAGCGGCAACGTCCTGAACCTGCCCCTGCGCCGACCGGCGGTGCTCGCCCGCAGCGCGGCGACGCTCGACCGGCTCAGCGGCGGTCGGATCGAGATGGGGATCGGCGCCGGCGGCTTCTGGGACGCCATCGCCGGCATGGGCGGGCCGCGCCTCACACCCGGGCAGTCCATCCAGGCGCTCGAGGAGGCCATCACGATCATGCGCGGCATCTGGGCCGCCGACGAGCGGGGCGGGCTGACCGTCGAGGGCGAGTTCCACCGGGTCCGCGGGGCCAAGCGCGGGCCGGCACCCGCCCACGACATCGGCGTGTGGGTCGGCGCCTACAAGCCCCGCATCCTGCGGCTGGTCGGCCGCGTGGCCGACGGCTGGATCCCGTCGCTGCCCTACCTCCCCGACGGCCCCGCCTCGCTGACGGAGATGAGCAGGCACGTCGACGACGCCGCGCACGCCGCAGGCCGCGACCCGGCCGCGATCACCCGGTTCCTCAACATCGGCGGCGAGTTCCGGCGCGACAGCGGGGGCCTGCTCGTCGGGCCGCCCGGCCAGTGGGCCGAGGAGCTGACCGACATCGCCCTGGTCCACGGCGTCTCGGGCTTCATCATGATGGGCGACGAGCCCGCCGCGCTGGAGCTGTTCGCCCGGGAGGTCGCCCCCCGCGTCCGGGAGCTGGTGGCCGACGAACGGGCCGCCTGA
- a CDS encoding LLM class flavin-dependent oxidoreductase, which translates to MQAGTAPRPRGYGHRVEFGVALVPDARDPHTPVRLALLGEQLGYDLVTVADDPSQPDLDETWTLLSWIAGVTSRIRLAADLRSPSVGNPAVLARSAASLDHLSGGRVVLVLGPVAHDHTGAVAEVIDVVRALWDVDERGLARYDGRHHHLRGAQRAAPAHDVPIVVAGSTPEVLELAGAQADGWSGDHADLCSEGLRGPEGLRLAHLALDAAARAAGRDPREVRRQLTVSGRFAGRRTGFLEGSPADWVDDLLPLLVEHGVGTVVVRSADPATLTAFAREVVPGLRAAVDRVTPFGSAGVRVRRASALAKRRGGIAYDDVPASIAQVVEPGDHDYHRFRSGYLRGGSPGIVLRAADARQVVDALAFARAHPGVPLSVRSAGHGISGRSTNDGGIVVDVSLMNAVEVLDEPTRRVRIGPGARWTDVAAALAPHGWALSSGDYGGVGVGGLATAGGIGYLSRAHGLTIDHLRAVEIVLADGTVTRADATENPELFWAVRGAGANFGVVTSFEFEVDEVGAVGHARLVSGTDDIAGFLREWGRVVEDSPRDLTSFLITGPSRAGQPSVVQTLSVVDSADPETVVARLQPIADLGALHEQDVRILPYAAVMANASDAEHHARGEPISRSGLVDHITPEFAAAAAAALRSGSLHWFQIRSVGGAVSDVDPDATAYAGREANFQVVAMGSREEAVDRAWATLRPFFQGLYLSFDSSTDPRRITDAFPPRTLARLRALKADLDPHNLFRDNFNITPDSAVERSAS; encoded by the coding sequence ATGCAAGCAGGTACAGCACCCCGTCCGCGGGGCTACGGGCACCGCGTGGAGTTCGGCGTCGCACTCGTCCCCGACGCCCGGGACCCGCACACGCCGGTGCGGCTCGCCCTCCTGGGCGAGCAGCTCGGGTACGACCTCGTCACCGTGGCGGACGACCCGTCGCAGCCCGACCTCGACGAGACCTGGACCCTGCTGTCCTGGATCGCCGGCGTCACGTCCCGGATCCGGCTCGCGGCGGACCTGCGCAGCCCCTCCGTGGGCAACCCGGCGGTGCTGGCCCGCAGCGCGGCGAGCCTCGACCACCTCTCCGGTGGGCGGGTCGTGCTGGTGCTGGGCCCGGTCGCGCACGACCACACCGGGGCGGTCGCCGAGGTGATCGACGTGGTGCGGGCGCTCTGGGACGTCGACGAGCGCGGCCTCGCCCGCTACGACGGCCGCCACCACCACCTCCGGGGCGCGCAGCGGGCGGCCCCCGCGCACGACGTCCCGATCGTCGTGGCCGGCTCGACGCCGGAGGTGCTGGAGCTGGCCGGGGCGCAGGCGGACGGCTGGTCCGGCGACCACGCCGACCTCTGCTCCGAGGGACTCCGGGGCCCCGAGGGGCTCCGGCTCGCCCACCTGGCACTCGACGCCGCCGCCCGGGCCGCCGGCCGCGACCCGCGCGAGGTCCGCCGGCAGCTGACGGTGTCGGGCCGGTTCGCCGGGCGGCGCACCGGGTTCCTCGAGGGCTCCCCCGCGGACTGGGTCGACGACCTGCTGCCGCTCCTGGTGGAGCACGGCGTCGGCACCGTCGTGGTGCGGTCCGCCGACCCCGCGACGCTGACGGCGTTCGCCCGCGAGGTCGTCCCCGGGCTGCGCGCCGCCGTCGACCGGGTCACCCCGTTCGGGTCGGCCGGCGTCCGGGTCCGCCGGGCCTCCGCGCTGGCGAAGCGCCGCGGCGGGATCGCCTACGACGACGTCCCCGCCTCGATCGCCCAGGTGGTCGAGCCCGGCGACCACGACTACCACCGGTTCCGGTCCGGCTACCTGCGCGGCGGCTCGCCCGGGATCGTGCTGCGCGCGGCGGACGCGCGGCAGGTCGTCGACGCGCTGGCGTTCGCCCGGGCGCACCCCGGCGTCCCGCTGTCCGTCCGCAGCGCCGGCCACGGGATCAGCGGGCGCTCGACCAACGACGGCGGCATCGTCGTCGACGTCTCGCTGATGAACGCCGTCGAGGTCCTCGACGAGCCCACCCGGCGCGTCCGGATCGGTCCGGGCGCCCGCTGGACGGACGTCGCCGCGGCGCTCGCGCCGCACGGGTGGGCGCTGAGCTCGGGCGACTACGGCGGCGTCGGGGTCGGCGGCCTCGCGACGGCCGGTGGGATCGGCTACCTGTCCCGGGCGCACGGGCTGACCATCGACCACCTCCGCGCCGTCGAGATCGTGCTGGCGGACGGCACCGTCACCCGCGCCGACGCCACCGAGAACCCCGAGCTCTTCTGGGCCGTCCGCGGCGCCGGGGCCAACTTCGGCGTCGTGACCTCCTTCGAGTTCGAGGTCGACGAGGTGGGCGCGGTCGGCCACGCCCGCCTGGTCTCCGGCACCGACGACATCGCGGGGTTCCTGCGGGAGTGGGGCCGGGTGGTGGAGGACTCGCCGCGCGACCTGACCAGCTTCCTGATCACCGGTCCGTCGCGCGCCGGGCAGCCGTCCGTGGTGCAGACGCTGTCCGTCGTGGACTCCGCCGACCCGGAGACCGTGGTCGCGCGGCTGCAGCCGATCGCCGACCTCGGCGCGCTCCACGAGCAGGACGTCCGGATCCTCCCCTACGCCGCGGTGATGGCGAACGCGAGCGACGCCGAGCACCACGCCCGCGGTGAGCCGATCTCGCGCAGCGGGCTGGTCGACCACATCACCCCGGAGTTCGCCGCCGCGGCCGCGGCCGCCCTGCGCAGCGGGTCCCTGCACTGGTTCCAGATCCGCTCGGTGGGCGGTGCGGTGTCCGACGTCGACCCCGACGCGACCGCCTACGCCGGGCGGGAGGCGAACTTCCAGGTCGTCGCCATGGGGTCGCGGGAGGAGGCCGTCGACCGCGCCTGGGCGACGCTGCGACCCTTCTTCCAGGGCCTCTACCTGAGCTTCGACAGCAGCACCGACCCGCGGCGGATCACCGACGCGTTCCCGCCCCGGACCCTCGCGCGACTGCGCGCGCTCAAGGCCGACCTCGACCCGCACAACCTGTTCCGCGACAACTTCAACATCACCCCCGACTCCGCCGTCGAGAGGAGCGCGTCATGA
- a CDS encoding winged helix-turn-helix transcriptional regulator, whose product MSSSTGGQPAAETTAYDHIDEEKCRSFQHAAELVGKKWTAGILLAGLRGARRFVEYRAHVVGISDRLLAQRLRELEEEHLVVRTVTPTTPVLVTYRPSERARGLMRAIHPLVAWSLEDQQRP is encoded by the coding sequence ATGTCGAGCTCCACGGGCGGTCAGCCGGCCGCCGAGACCACCGCGTACGACCACATCGACGAGGAGAAGTGCCGCAGCTTCCAGCACGCGGCGGAGCTCGTCGGCAAGAAGTGGACGGCGGGCATCCTGCTGGCCGGACTGAGGGGCGCGCGGCGGTTCGTCGAGTACCGCGCGCACGTCGTCGGGATCTCCGACCGGCTCCTCGCGCAGCGGCTGCGGGAGCTCGAGGAGGAGCACCTCGTCGTCCGCACCGTCACCCCGACGACGCCCGTGCTCGTCACCTACCGCCCGAGCGAGCGCGCCCGCGGGCTGATGCGCGCCATCCACCCCCTGGTGGCGTGGAGCCTGGAGGACCAGCAGCGCCCGTGA
- a CDS encoding SDR family NAD(P)-dependent oxidoreductase encodes MRGLDGKVAMVVGGGSGIGRAAARRLAEEGASVAVVDVAADAADATAAGIAAAGGRGLALHADATAPEDVDRAVDRVVTDLGGIDVLVNSVARVPRRTMYDITPQEWQDTVDACLFSYFLTTRAALPHLVARGGGKIVNVCSVTAHVGAQLPAYSAAKGAVLSWSREIAVEFAHHGITVNTVSPGVIETPINTEVLRSDAVRATMLDAIPLGRFGRPEDVAATIAFLASSDADFVSGTDVVVDGAMIASTSWGTARTAWRTHDAAR; translated from the coding sequence GTGAGGGGGCTGGACGGCAAGGTCGCGATGGTGGTGGGGGGCGGTTCGGGCATCGGGCGGGCCGCGGCCCGTCGCCTGGCCGAGGAGGGTGCGAGCGTCGCCGTCGTGGACGTCGCCGCGGACGCCGCGGACGCGACGGCCGCCGGGATCGCCGCCGCGGGCGGTCGCGGGCTGGCCCTGCACGCCGACGCGACCGCACCCGAGGACGTCGACCGTGCCGTCGACCGGGTCGTCACGGACCTCGGCGGCATCGACGTCCTCGTCAACTCGGTCGCCCGCGTCCCGCGCAGGACCATGTACGACATCACGCCGCAGGAGTGGCAGGACACCGTCGACGCGTGTCTGTTCAGCTACTTCCTCACCACCCGGGCGGCGCTGCCCCACCTCGTCGCGCGCGGCGGCGGCAAGATCGTCAACGTCTGCTCCGTCACCGCGCACGTCGGCGCGCAGCTGCCGGCGTACTCGGCGGCGAAGGGGGCCGTCCTGTCCTGGTCCCGCGAGATCGCCGTGGAGTTCGCCCACCACGGGATCACCGTCAACACCGTCAGCCCCGGCGTGATCGAGACCCCGATCAACACCGAGGTCCTGCGCTCCGACGCCGTGCGGGCGACGATGCTCGACGCCATCCCCCTCGGCCGGTTCGGGCGGCCGGAGGACGTGGCCGCCACGATCGCGTTCCTGGCCTCGTCCGACGCCGACTTCGTCTCGGGCACCGACGTCGTCGTGGACGGGGCGATGATCGCGTCCACCTCGTGGGGCACCGCGCGGACCGCCTGGCGGACGCACGACGCCGCGCGCTGA
- a CDS encoding nuclear transport factor 2 family protein, translated as MTAGDVETITQLVLHERRARDRGWWDRMRDAYWPEAVVSISWFTGPAHEFVTASEAMSGGGTVATHRLAPVVVETAGERALAEAPAAIEVVTTVDGAPAVLTSFTRLQFRALRREGRWRLLGLDAVYERDALEPATPGATVAVDAAALAPFRSSYRLLSWHLTGRGHTIGADLLGDDRPAEVAAFYEREHRWLHDDHLDGGHR; from the coding sequence GTGACCGCGGGCGACGTCGAGACGATCACCCAGCTCGTCCTGCACGAGCGCCGGGCCCGCGACCGCGGCTGGTGGGACCGGATGCGGGACGCGTACTGGCCGGAGGCCGTGGTGTCGATCAGCTGGTTCACCGGTCCGGCGCACGAGTTCGTCACCGCCTCGGAGGCGATGAGCGGCGGGGGCACGGTCGCGACGCACCGCCTCGCCCCCGTCGTCGTCGAGACCGCGGGCGAGCGCGCCCTGGCCGAGGCGCCCGCCGCGATCGAGGTGGTCACGACCGTCGACGGGGCCCCCGCCGTGCTCACCTCCTTCACGCGGCTGCAGTTCCGGGCCCTGCGGCGCGAGGGCCGGTGGCGCCTGCTCGGCCTCGACGCGGTCTACGAGCGCGACGCCCTGGAACCCGCGACGCCGGGCGCGACCGTCGCCGTCGACGCGGCCGCCCTCGCGCCGTTCCGGTCGTCCTACCGCCTGCTGTCCTGGCACCTGACCGGCCGCGGCCACACGATCGGCGCGGACCTGCTCGGCGACGACCGCCCGGCCGAGGTGGCCGCCTTCTACGAGCGCGAGCACCGCTGGCTCCACGACGACCACCTCGACGGGGGTCACCGGTGA
- a CDS encoding GntR family transcriptional regulator, which translates to MTEAKTPTRAAQLHEAIRSDVLRGELPPGTPLRLAALAARYGAGQSVVREALGRLAENNLAVLVPNQGFRVVDASRADLVALTELRVMIECEALRRSIAHGDVRWEAAVVSAHHVLERATFMLDDSPGSTEEWSRAHAGFHDALVSACDNARMLALTTSLRDGAEIYRQLGVNARFEELAERDIPCEHRQLMELSTARDLRAVDALARHIQRTTDDLITAGAL; encoded by the coding sequence GTGACCGAAGCGAAGACGCCGACGCGGGCCGCCCAGCTCCACGAAGCCATCCGCTCCGACGTCCTGCGCGGCGAGCTCCCACCCGGCACGCCGCTGCGCCTCGCCGCGCTCGCGGCGCGGTACGGCGCCGGCCAGTCGGTGGTGCGCGAGGCGCTCGGCCGCCTGGCCGAGAACAACCTCGCCGTGCTCGTCCCGAACCAGGGCTTCCGCGTCGTGGACGCCTCGCGCGCCGACCTCGTCGCGCTCACCGAGCTGCGCGTGATGATCGAGTGCGAGGCGCTGCGCCGCTCGATCGCGCACGGCGACGTCCGGTGGGAGGCCGCCGTCGTCTCCGCCCACCACGTGCTCGAGCGCGCCACCTTCATGCTGGACGACAGCCCCGGCAGCACCGAGGAGTGGAGCCGCGCGCACGCCGGGTTCCACGACGCCCTCGTGTCGGCCTGCGACAACGCCCGCATGCTCGCCCTGACGACCTCCCTGCGCGACGGCGCCGAGATCTACCGCCAGCTCGGCGTGAACGCCCGCTTCGAGGAGCTCGCCGAGCGCGACATCCCGTGCGAGCACCGGCAGCTGATGGAGCTGAGCACCGCGCGCGACCTCCGCGCGGTCGACGCGCTCGCGCGCCACATCCAGCGCACCACCGACGACCTCATCACGGCAGGAGCACTGTGA
- a CDS encoding VOC family protein yields MSTQHSPYLRTPRPRPIRPPRLHHATFMTMDVDAMVAFYELVAGLQPVYYAEHAAWLTNDEANHRIALLRLPGTHPPVDKPHSAGLHHTAFEYDSFDGWIDNYERLRDAGTTPTVCLDHGMTMSMYYQDPDGNGVEIQVDVFDDWAVSKEWMWASQEFSEDQIGPQFDPEKVLAAYRLGATRDEIHVRARKGEFLPDRPRTTVTFDDPWPARVAADPSLADGVPLPPSPEA; encoded by the coding sequence GTGAGCACGCAGCACAGCCCGTACCTCCGGACGCCGAGGCCGCGCCCGATCCGACCGCCCAGGTTGCACCACGCCACGTTCATGACCATGGACGTCGACGCGATGGTCGCCTTCTACGAGCTCGTCGCCGGCCTCCAGCCGGTGTACTACGCGGAGCACGCCGCCTGGTTGACCAACGACGAGGCGAACCACCGCATCGCGCTGCTGCGGCTGCCGGGCACGCACCCGCCGGTGGACAAGCCGCACAGCGCGGGGCTGCACCACACGGCCTTCGAGTACGACTCCTTCGACGGCTGGATCGACAACTACGAGCGGCTCCGCGACGCCGGGACCACCCCGACCGTCTGCCTCGACCACGGCATGACGATGTCGATGTACTACCAGGACCCCGACGGCAACGGCGTCGAGATCCAGGTGGACGTGTTCGACGACTGGGCCGTGTCCAAGGAGTGGATGTGGGCCTCGCAGGAGTTCAGCGAGGACCAGATCGGGCCGCAGTTCGACCCGGAGAAGGTGCTGGCTGCCTACCGGCTCGGCGCGACGCGCGACGAGATCCACGTCCGTGCCCGCAAGGGCGAGTTCCTGCCCGACCGGCCCCGCACCACCGTGACCTTCGACGATCCCTGGCCCGCCCGGGTGGCGGCGGACCCGTCGCTGGCCGACGGCGTGCCCCTTCCCCCGAGCCCGGAGGCCTGA
- a CDS encoding fumarylacetoacetate hydrolase family protein, protein MRIANLADRAVLLTGDGTAVDVADASGGRFGPSPRAVFEAWDEFTAWAAEADHGAGRPFDPAELGAPVPDPRQVFAIGLNYRDHADEANLDHPEDLVVFTKFASALAGPDVTVELPSDRVDYEIELVVVIGRRVHRVGPEEAVRAIAGYAVGQDYSERAVQLRGPVPQFSLGKSYPNFAPFGPAVVTEDELDDPGKLRLTAVLEGPSAGDEAVVTLQDGTTADLIFPVERIVSDLSQVVTLHPGDVVFTGTPAGVGAPRGLFLRPGDVLTSTIEGVGTMTNRFVAR, encoded by the coding sequence ATGCGCATCGCCAACCTCGCGGACCGAGCCGTCCTCCTCACCGGGGACGGGACCGCCGTCGACGTCGCCGACGCGAGCGGGGGCCGGTTCGGCCCCTCCCCGCGTGCGGTGTTCGAGGCGTGGGACGAGTTCACCGCCTGGGCGGCGGAGGCCGACCACGGGGCCGGCCGCCCGTTCGACCCCGCCGAGCTCGGGGCCCCGGTGCCGGACCCGCGCCAGGTCTTCGCGATCGGGCTCAACTACCGCGACCACGCCGACGAGGCGAACCTCGACCACCCCGAGGACCTCGTGGTGTTCACGAAGTTCGCCTCGGCCCTCGCCGGACCGGATGTCACGGTCGAGCTGCCCAGCGACCGGGTGGACTACGAGATCGAGCTCGTCGTCGTCATCGGCCGGCGGGTGCACCGGGTGGGGCCGGAGGAGGCGGTGCGGGCGATCGCGGGCTACGCCGTCGGGCAGGACTACAGCGAGCGGGCCGTCCAGCTCCGGGGGCCCGTGCCGCAGTTCAGCCTGGGCAAGTCCTACCCGAACTTCGCCCCGTTCGGGCCGGCGGTGGTGACCGAGGACGAGCTCGACGATCCCGGCAAGCTGCGCCTCACCGCCGTCCTGGAGGGGCCGAGCGCCGGCGACGAGGCCGTCGTCACGCTGCAGGACGGCACCACCGCCGACCTCATCTTCCCGGTCGAGCGCATCGTCTCCGACCTCTCCCAGGTCGTGACCCTCCACCCCGGCGACGTCGTCTTCACCGGCACGCCCGCGGGTGTCGGTGCGCCGCGCGGCCTGTTCCTCCGGCCCGGCGACGTCCTCACCAGCACGATCGAGGGCGTCGGCACGATGACGAACCGGTTCGTCGCGCGATGA